In a genomic window of Amblyomma americanum isolate KBUSLIRL-KWMA chromosome 4, ASM5285725v1, whole genome shotgun sequence:
- the LOC144130040 gene encoding uncharacterized protein LOC144130040: MALPEQRGYDPTTLSWSSVPASQPEDGPSTISAQQAALFQVVESRRRRRQNARGAATPKTPLDKSATGDARAPSSKGPQKSFSPVSKWTPKPTVRMNPDDYVIVLRPRSTVALKTAFQQGELGAAISELIGRQHMNAITISPNWEQNIIVCGTQSPEVAQKLLTDIQITTSKGSLPLHGHLKLTGDVCRGVISVHNLETSESLKHSVQWRGGDLVHVRKLGKSNVAVLTFEGRSVPRYVHYNAELTPVKEYKKTVPACYRCGTLGHRVDNCPTPVKERCGLCGQNVGLGTEGMAPHVCNPMCLICGGPHLTSSRECTAKFIKLPQPGPRTPSKGANSGATRGGRQQNNQKTPRRGVMPPPGKTATVTPPPGAAEFPALGASPGGAACNQPKRGLGGGPARLSRPEEPKGLGSTDAGGVACQWGPGIGAPPSTVRGKGQ; the protein is encoded by the exons atggctctgcctgaacaacgcggatacgaccccacgactctgtcgtggtcgtctgtccctgcaagccaaccagaggatggcccatccaccatttcggcgcagcaagctgccctttttcaagtcgttgaaagccggcgccgccgccggcagaACGCACGAGGAGCTGCAACGCCCAAGACTCCTCTCGACAAATCAGCAACGGGAGACGCTCGCGCTCCGTCTTCTAAAGGTCCACAAAAGTCATTTTCACCAGTCTCCAAGTGGACGCCGAAGCCGACGGTCAGGATGAACCCTGACGATTACGTGATCGTGCTGCGGCCACGCAGTACGGTCGCCCTCAAGACAGCATTCCAGCAAGGTGAGCTCGGCGCTGCCATTTCGGAACTCATCGGCAGACAGCATATGAATGCGATTACAATTTCTCCCAATTGGGAGCAAAACATTATCGTCTGCGGCACGCAGAGCCCCGAGGTAGCTCAAAAGCTTCTGACGGACATCCAAATTACAACCAGCAAAGGATCTCTCCCGCTTCACGGACACCTCAAGCTCACCGGTGATGTGTGTCGTGGTGTGATTTCTGTGCATAACCTTGAAACCAGCGAATCCTTGAAACatagtgtgcagtggcgcggtggtgatttagtccatgtgcgcaagctgggaaaatcgaatgtagctgtgttgactttcgagggacgcagcgttccgcgttacgtccattataatgcagaactgactcccgtcaaggagtataaaaaaacggtgccagcgtgctaccgttgcggcacactggggcaccgggtggacaactgtcccaccccggtcaaggaaagatgcggcctttgtggtcaaaacgtggggcttggtactgaggggatggccccccacgtctgcaaccctatgtgcttaatctgcgggggcccgcacctcaccagctcccgcgaatgcaccgccaaattcatcaagctgccgcagccagggcCCAGGACGCCATCCAAGGGAGCCAATTCCGGCGCTACACGGGGAGGGCGGCAGCAAAACAACCAGAAGACGCCACGACGTGGCGTGATGCCTCCCCCAGGCAAGACAGCAACGGTAACGCCACCACCCGGAGCAGCGGAGTTCCCAGCTCTCGGCGCTTCACCTGGCGGAGCCGCCTGCAACCAacccaag agaggactgggaggcggccctgctcggctgtcaagacctgaagagccaaaaggccttggttcaacggacgcgggcggcgttgcttgccaatggggccccggaataggggctccacctagtactgtgaggggaaagggccaatag